One genomic segment of Rhizobium gallicum bv. gallicum R602sp includes these proteins:
- a CDS encoding AI-2E family transporter yields the protein MPAFASVLAVIAILYFAKEVLLPLAIAVLLTFALAPISSRLRKLGLPRILAVITTVMLAFLILLLFGLVVAGQVTEVAQNLPAYQTNIVGKIRALQESGSDKGILQRLTSVVESVGRELNSVEKNPTAPVGEPPSREPLLVEIFAPSRPIATLTNLISPLVGPIASLGLIIVVVIFMLLEREELRDRFIRLVGYGDLHRTTEALQEAGSRVAQYLLMQLVVNCAYGIPLALGLWAVGIPNAVLWGMLAIVLRFVPYIGPVIAAVLPLFLAFAVDPGWSLVLWVATIFLALELTSNNIVEPWLYGSRTGLSPLAIIVAAIFWAWLWGPVGLILSTPLTVCLAVLGRYVPQFEFLEVLFGSEPVLDPKERLYQRLLAGDPDEATDLAEEILEEDYLEEYYGKVAIPALLLAEQDRRRGVLTAEQMDQLFGTAITLVSNLEEIAREEEEEEQEDKTADETPLTATKDEGEGDEELPDGTGKTVFCIGGRGPLDDASAVMLAQVLQVQGAEVVAARHSDIANRRSRDLVPNGANAIVVCFLNFDSVRHAGILVRRFKRMYPTTRVGAVLWSENDDDTHLHKLPEADFIASTLTTAAREMLSDAPPSLVSPRRLRIRRPKTGTGTALQPPSGPADRPQGPE from the coding sequence ATGCCTGCCTTTGCGAGCGTGCTCGCGGTCATTGCCATTCTCTACTTTGCAAAGGAAGTCCTTCTTCCTCTGGCAATCGCTGTTCTGCTGACGTTCGCACTGGCACCAATTTCCTCACGTCTTCGTAAGCTGGGGCTTCCTCGCATTCTGGCGGTCATAACTACCGTCATGCTCGCCTTCCTTATTCTCCTCCTATTCGGCCTTGTGGTAGCGGGACAGGTTACTGAAGTCGCGCAAAACCTCCCTGCCTATCAAACCAACATTGTGGGAAAGATCCGGGCGCTCCAGGAGAGCGGGAGCGATAAGGGTATCCTTCAGCGTCTGACTTCTGTCGTCGAAAGTGTCGGACGGGAACTCAACAGTGTGGAGAAGAACCCGACTGCTCCCGTGGGCGAGCCTCCATCTAGGGAGCCCCTGCTCGTAGAGATATTCGCGCCAAGCCGTCCCATTGCTACGCTGACAAATTTGATCAGCCCCTTGGTCGGTCCGATCGCGTCATTGGGACTAATCATAGTCGTCGTCATATTCATGCTCCTGGAGCGGGAGGAGCTTCGCGACCGCTTTATCCGGCTCGTCGGCTACGGAGACCTCCATCGCACCACCGAAGCCCTGCAGGAGGCGGGAAGCCGCGTTGCGCAATATCTTCTCATGCAGTTGGTCGTGAACTGCGCTTACGGCATCCCCTTGGCGCTTGGGCTTTGGGCGGTGGGAATACCCAATGCAGTGCTCTGGGGGATGCTCGCCATCGTTCTGCGGTTCGTCCCATATATCGGGCCGGTAATAGCTGCCGTACTGCCGCTCTTCCTGGCGTTCGCGGTCGATCCGGGCTGGAGCCTTGTTCTTTGGGTCGCCACGATCTTTCTCGCGCTGGAGCTGACGAGCAACAACATCGTCGAACCGTGGCTGTATGGTTCCCGAACAGGCCTCTCTCCCCTTGCCATCATCGTTGCGGCTATTTTCTGGGCATGGTTATGGGGACCGGTCGGCCTTATCCTGTCGACGCCGCTGACCGTGTGCCTGGCAGTTCTAGGGCGTTATGTCCCGCAGTTTGAATTCTTGGAAGTCCTGTTTGGCAGCGAACCGGTGCTTGATCCCAAGGAACGCCTTTATCAAAGACTTTTAGCTGGGGATCCCGACGAGGCCACCGATCTCGCTGAGGAGATCCTCGAGGAAGATTATCTGGAGGAATACTATGGCAAGGTTGCTATTCCAGCCCTCCTGCTCGCCGAGCAGGACCGCCGCAGAGGCGTCCTGACAGCGGAGCAGATGGATCAATTGTTCGGTACCGCCATCACGCTGGTCTCGAATCTGGAAGAGATCGCCCGGGAGGAGGAGGAAGAAGAGCAGGAGGACAAAACCGCCGACGAGACACCCTTGACGGCCACGAAGGACGAGGGAGAAGGCGACGAGGAACTGCCGGACGGGACCGGGAAAACGGTCTTCTGCATTGGTGGCAGGGGGCCTCTTGATGATGCATCAGCGGTGATGCTGGCCCAGGTTCTCCAAGTGCAAGGAGCGGAAGTGGTGGCAGCAAGGCACTCCGACATCGCCAACCGCCGCAGCCGCGATCTCGTTCCGAATGGAGCAAATGCCATCGTCGTTTGCTTCCTGAACTTTGACTCCGTCAGGCATGCCGGCATACTTGTACGCCGATTCAAGCGCATGTATCCCACCACGCGCGTAGGCGCAGTGCTCTGGTCTGAAAATGATGATGACACGCACCTGCACAAGCTTCCAGAGGCTGATTTCATCGCTTCCACCTTGACCACCGCCGCGCGTGAGATGCTCTCCGATGCGCCGCCGTCTCTGGTAAGCCCTCGGAGGCTCCGTATCAGACGACCCAAAACCGGGACTGGCACTGCTCTACAGCCGCCCTCTGGTCCTGCCGATCGGCCGCAAGGGCCTGAATAG
- a CDS encoding aquaporin gives MTFDLPRRLVSEGLGTALLVATVVGSGIMATSLTQDVGLALLGNTLATGAILVVLITILAPVSGAHFNPAVSLVFAISRSLPKRDFLFYVLAQVAGGAIGTIAAHLMFDLPLVQLSTKVRTGGAQWFSEGVATFGLIAVILAGIRFEQKAVPWLVGLYITAAYWFTASTSFANPAVAFARSLTDTFSGIRPVDLPGFWVAEIAGAVAALFLFTWLLHPGASSTLSPEAKL, from the coding sequence ATGACGTTCGATCTGCCGCGCCGCCTGGTGTCCGAGGGCCTCGGCACAGCACTTCTCGTCGCGACCGTGGTCGGGTCGGGCATCATGGCGACATCGCTGACGCAGGATGTAGGACTGGCCCTGCTCGGCAACACGCTGGCGACCGGCGCGATTCTTGTGGTGTTGATCACTATCCTGGCGCCGGTTTCCGGAGCTCATTTCAATCCGGCGGTCTCGCTGGTCTTCGCGATATCGCGGTCGCTGCCGAAGCGCGATTTCCTCTTTTACGTCTTGGCGCAGGTTGCTGGCGGCGCCATCGGGACGATTGCAGCCCATCTCATGTTCGATCTTCCGCTCGTCCAGCTGTCGACAAAGGTCCGCACCGGCGGGGCGCAATGGTTTTCCGAAGGTGTCGCGACCTTCGGCCTCATTGCGGTGATCCTCGCCGGGATCCGCTTCGAGCAGAAGGCGGTGCCATGGTTGGTGGGGCTTTATATCACGGCCGCCTACTGGTTCACCGCTTCGACTTCCTTCGCCAATCCGGCCGTTGCCTTCGCCCGCTCGCTGACCGACACCTTTTCCGGCATCCGTCCGGTCGATCTTCCGGGCTTCTGGGTTGCCGAAATCGCCGGTGCGGTCGCGGCGCTCTTTCTGTTCACCTGGTTGCTGCATCCGGGAGCATCGTCAACCCTTTCACCTGAGGCAAAGCTATGA
- a CDS encoding acyltransferase family protein — translation MKYRAEIDGLRAIAVLSVILFHSGVSFLPGGFVGVDVFFVISGYLITAIIIGQMTEQTFSAADFYLRRAKRILPALFAMMFVTALVGAALLTPPAFERLMRSIGEASLSISNFSFARAAGYFDEGTAWRPMLHTWSLGVEEQFYLFLPLYLFIARSRTSWSWQRIVTLPMIISFAIAVVMVRHWPTAAYYLPFGRFWELLVGSLLATGTFGAIRDDRRRQAASAAGLALIAIPVLFYGENTTFPGETALLPCLGAFLILHSARSGRSFVSTALASTPLAFIGKLSYSLYLWHWPVLYFARIIKGQALTAGEGLALLPLTFAVSYAAWRFIENPARRSDASFRTAAKLVAATVATCISLWVVTEQLGGMPGRFSGVERRMASGARDTNPDRRACDTPSLERLRAGTPCVLGADKVPGVALMGDSIADALAPGVVAAAEQAGQSVMILTKEGCRPIIWSRSDSGSCQRFLVEAEQLLKRTETIHTVVIIARWTNIASGYRYGAPILVPPSMTHPDDEAKLSRLAAALSDQFAHLDQKRIVVVGFVPEQPLYVPQTVLVRHRLGQPLPSGVSRDVFEERQKIVRRLFSRPNFAKVTLIDATPFFCNDETCPVQDQGIPAFVDDNHPSASKALSVRAMFAPAFVTRERLQSTAKAPPVSQKPS, via the coding sequence ATGAAATACCGCGCAGAAATTGATGGCCTCAGAGCCATCGCCGTCCTATCGGTGATCCTTTTTCATTCAGGAGTTTCCTTCCTGCCGGGCGGCTTCGTCGGCGTCGATGTCTTCTTCGTCATCTCGGGATATCTGATCACGGCGATCATCATCGGCCAGATGACGGAACAGACGTTCTCCGCGGCCGATTTCTACCTTCGCCGAGCAAAGCGGATTTTGCCTGCTCTTTTCGCGATGATGTTCGTAACGGCCTTGGTCGGTGCCGCACTTCTCACGCCTCCAGCCTTCGAGCGGCTGATGCGGAGCATCGGCGAGGCCAGCCTGTCGATCTCCAATTTCAGTTTCGCCAGGGCGGCTGGGTATTTTGACGAGGGCACCGCCTGGCGGCCGATGCTTCACACTTGGTCTCTCGGTGTCGAGGAACAGTTCTATCTTTTCCTGCCGCTCTATTTGTTCATTGCCCGCTCCCGAACAAGCTGGTCATGGCAGCGGATCGTCACCCTCCCGATGATCATCTCGTTCGCAATTGCCGTCGTCATGGTGCGGCATTGGCCGACGGCCGCCTATTACCTTCCGTTCGGCCGCTTCTGGGAACTGCTCGTCGGAAGCCTGCTGGCGACAGGAACGTTTGGCGCCATTCGGGACGACCGTAGGCGTCAAGCAGCGTCGGCCGCCGGGCTTGCTCTCATCGCCATTCCTGTTCTCTTCTATGGAGAAAACACGACATTCCCGGGGGAGACGGCACTTCTTCCCTGTCTCGGAGCTTTCCTGATCCTGCATTCGGCGCGGTCCGGACGAAGTTTTGTCTCAACGGCCCTTGCTTCTACCCCTCTCGCGTTCATCGGAAAACTGTCCTATTCACTCTATCTATGGCATTGGCCTGTTCTCTATTTTGCCAGAATCATAAAAGGACAAGCGCTCACGGCCGGTGAAGGGCTCGCCCTCTTGCCTCTCACCTTTGCTGTCAGCTACGCCGCCTGGCGGTTCATCGAGAACCCTGCTCGACGATCCGATGCCAGCTTCCGTACTGCCGCAAAGTTGGTCGCAGCGACCGTTGCAACCTGCATCAGCCTATGGGTCGTCACGGAACAATTGGGCGGCATGCCCGGGCGGTTTTCCGGCGTCGAACGACGCATGGCGTCGGGTGCGCGCGACACCAATCCCGACCGTCGTGCATGTGACACGCCTTCGCTCGAACGCTTGAGGGCTGGCACGCCCTGCGTTCTCGGCGCCGACAAGGTGCCCGGCGTGGCGCTGATGGGCGACAGCATCGCAGATGCGCTCGCACCGGGTGTCGTCGCGGCCGCCGAGCAGGCCGGGCAGAGTGTCATGATCCTGACGAAAGAAGGCTGCAGACCGATCATCTGGTCGAGAAGCGATTCCGGCAGCTGCCAGCGGTTTCTGGTGGAGGCCGAACAACTGTTGAAGCGAACGGAAACCATTCATACCGTCGTCATCATCGCGCGCTGGACAAACATCGCCAGCGGCTATCGCTATGGCGCTCCCATCCTGGTACCGCCGTCGATGACGCATCCCGACGACGAAGCGAAGCTTTCCAGGCTTGCCGCGGCTCTTTCAGATCAGTTCGCTCACCTCGACCAGAAGCGGATCGTCGTTGTCGGCTTCGTTCCGGAGCAGCCGTTATACGTGCCGCAGACCGTCTTGGTCCGGCATCGGCTGGGCCAGCCCCTGCCTTCGGGTGTGTCGAGGGATGTGTTCGAAGAGCGGCAGAAAATCGTCAGGCGGCTGTTTTCGAGGCCCAACTTCGCGAAGGTGACGCTGATCGATGCCACGCCATTCTTTTGCAATGATGAAACCTGCCCCGTCCAAGACCAGGGAATTCCGGCTTTCGTCGACGACAATCATCCAAGCGCGTCCAAGGCGCTGTCCGTCCGCGCAATGTTCGCGCCGGCATTCGTCACCCGCGAGCGGCTCCAATCGACGGCGAAGGCTCCTCCAGTTTCTCAGAAGCCCTCTTAG
- a CDS encoding Ku protein produces the protein MRHVRRAARTSALGPIAEDCALQDAFILLRDAMRKSNVAAIARAVLSCRCARSCSALKKNGLIAIALNFDYDVRSSPTAFDEIPKLKMEVEMLDLAKHIIGTEKEIQSGGVRQRRNRCRREPNNACVSSPSQRNSC, from the coding sequence GTGCGGCATGTCCGACGAGCGGCGCGAACGTCCGCTCTAGGGCCGATAGCGGAAGACTGTGCACTTCAGGATGCGTTTATCCTCCTGCGCGACGCCATGCGCAAATCAAACGTAGCAGCAATCGCGCGGGCGGTGCTGTCCTGCAGATGCGCACGGTCGTGTTCCGCGCTCAAAAAAAATGGCCTCATCGCCATCGCATTGAACTTCGACTACGACGTCAGGTCGTCCCCGACGGCTTTCGACGAGATACCAAAGCTGAAGATGGAGGTCGAAATGCTCGATCTCGCAAAACACATCATCGGCACCGAGAAGGAAATTCAATCCGGCGGAGTACGACAGCGACGAAATCGCTGTCGTCGTGAACCCAATAATGCCTGCGTTTCCTCTCCCTCCCAAAGAAATTCTTGTTAG
- the arsC gene encoding arsenate reductase (glutaredoxin) (This arsenate reductase requires both glutathione and glutaredoxin to convert arsenate to arsenite, after which the efflux transporter formed by ArsA and ArsB can extrude the arsenite from the cell, providing resistance.) — MKATIYHNPNCGTSRNTLAMIRNAGIEPTIIEYLQTPPSRAELVKMIADAGLTVRQAIREKGTPYAEFGLDHAALTDDQLLDAMLKDPILINRPFVVTPLGTRLARPSEAVLDILPDTHKGAFAKEDGEQVLDAKGRRIV, encoded by the coding sequence ATGAAAGCCACCATCTATCACAATCCAAATTGCGGCACGTCGCGCAATACGCTGGCGATGATCCGAAATGCCGGGATCGAGCCGACGATCATCGAGTATCTGCAAACTCCGCCGTCGCGCGCGGAGCTAGTCAAGATGATCGCCGACGCCGGCCTTACGGTGCGCCAGGCCATCCGCGAGAAGGGTACGCCCTATGCGGAGTTTGGGCTCGATCACGCGGCCCTGACCGACGATCAGCTTCTCGACGCGATGCTGAAAGATCCGATCCTCATCAACCGGCCCTTCGTCGTGACGCCGCTCGGCACGCGGCTCGCGCGGCCATCCGAGGCGGTTCTCGATATCCTGCCGGACACCCATAAGGGCGCCTTCGCCAAGGAAGACGGCGAACAGGTTCTCGATGCGAAGGGTAGGCGCATTGTCTGA
- a CDS encoding DUF2200 domain-containing protein: protein MTKHRIYSVSIASVYPHYVAKAEKKGRTKADVDEIICWLTGHTQETLDDQLANDTKFEDFFAQAPQMNPSRSLITGVICGVRVEDIQEPTMREIRYLDKLIDELAKGKAMEKILRK from the coding sequence ATGACCAAGCATCGAATCTATTCAGTCAGTATCGCGAGCGTCTATCCGCACTATGTCGCCAAAGCGGAGAAGAAGGGGCGCACGAAAGCTGACGTCGATGAGATCATCTGTTGGCTGACGGGACATACCCAAGAGACGCTAGATGATCAGTTGGCGAACGACACAAAATTTGAGGACTTCTTTGCGCAAGCGCCTCAAATGAATCCCTCGCGATCGCTGATTACCGGTGTGATCTGTGGCGTTCGCGTGGAAGACATCCAAGAACCTACGATGCGTGAAATCCGCTACTTGGACAAATTGATCGACGAACTCGCCAAAGGGAAAGCGATGGAGAAGATCCTGCGAAAATAG
- a CDS encoding YybH family protein: MSNETKVKIEDEAIIAMLTMRASALGEKDAKGALSYETEDSVEFSLAPPLVYHGKDEAGLQAWFNTWEGPIGGDVCDAKLTVGGDVAFWSGLTRMTGTKTDGTEVDLWFRQTLGLVKRDGRWMVSHQHASVPFAMDGSGRALLDLKP, encoded by the coding sequence ATGAGCAACGAAACCAAAGTCAAAATCGAAGACGAGGCGATTATCGCCATGCTAACGATGCGCGCTTCCGCGCTCGGCGAAAAAGATGCCAAGGGTGCACTTTCCTACGAAACCGAGGATTCTGTCGAGTTTTCGCTAGCACCGCCGCTCGTCTACCACGGCAAGGATGAGGCAGGCCTACAGGCGTGGTTCAATACCTGGGAAGGTCCGATCGGTGGCGATGTTTGCGACGCCAAGCTAACAGTCGGCGGAGACGTTGCTTTCTGGAGTGGTCTGACGCGCATGACAGGAACTAAAACTGATGGCACTGAGGTCGATCTTTGGTTTCGTCAAACACTTGGCCTGGTGAAGCGCGATGGCCGCTGGATGGTGTCCCACCAACATGCATCCGTGCCATTCGCCATGGATGGAAGCGGTCGCGCTCTGCTCGATCTAAAACCTTAG
- a CDS encoding SDR family oxidoreductase, giving the protein MSRLANKTALITGGTSGIGLETARQFIAEGARVAITGSSAASVENTRKEFGDKALVIQSDAGSVEGQKDVARQIEQAFGHLDILFVNAGVAQFGPVEGWTEADFDKSVATNVKGPYFLIQALLPIFAKGAAIVLNISINAHIGMPNSSVYALTKGALLTFATTLSGELIGRGIRVNAVSPGPIATPLYGKLGTSEADSKAMASQIQSQIPAGRFGDAAEVAKTIIFLASDEASYIVGSELIIDGGMSNL; this is encoded by the coding sequence ATGTCCAGACTTGCAAACAAGACCGCCCTCATCACCGGCGGCACCAGCGGCATCGGCCTTGAGACCGCCCGCCAGTTCATCGCGGAAGGGGCTCGCGTCGCCATCACGGGCAGCAGCGCGGCCAGCGTTGAGAACACCCGGAAGGAATTCGGCGACAAGGCGCTGGTCATCCAGTCCGACGCCGGAAGTGTCGAAGGACAGAAGGACGTCGCGCGGCAGATCGAGCAGGCGTTCGGTCATCTGGACATCCTCTTCGTAAATGCCGGCGTCGCCCAGTTCGGTCCGGTAGAAGGCTGGACGGAGGCCGACTTCGACAAGTCGGTCGCGACGAACGTCAAGGGTCCGTATTTCCTGATCCAGGCGCTGCTGCCGATCTTCGCCAAGGGTGCGGCCATCGTGCTGAACATCTCGATCAACGCGCACATCGGAATGCCCAACTCCAGCGTCTACGCCCTTACCAAGGGTGCGCTTCTCACCTTCGCCACGACGCTCTCGGGAGAGCTGATCGGCCGCGGCATCCGCGTCAACGCCGTGAGCCCCGGCCCGATCGCAACGCCGCTATACGGCAAGCTGGGAACGTCGGAGGCAGACTCGAAGGCCATGGCCAGCCAGATCCAGAGCCAGATCCCCGCCGGCCGCTTCGGCGACGCAGCCGAGGTTGCGAAGACGATCATCTTCCTCGCTTCGGACGAAGCTTCCTACATCGTAGGCAGCGAGCTGATTATCGACGGCGGGATGAGCAACCTCTGA
- the arsK gene encoding arsenite efflux MFS transporter ArsK, protein MTESPPIAAIIALGITQIIGYGTLYYSFSILAPDMSRDLGWPSEAIFGALSAALLIGGLMAPALGKWIDRFGAGRIMTAGSAIAAAALVACALAPGRISFVAALIGIEAASNLVQYGAAFALLVQIRPQAAQRSITYLTLIGGFASTIFWPITTMLHAEISWQQVYLVFAGLNFVICLPIHAVLSRQMRRNRVRSGKASPARRVEGTLAASARRMGFVLMAFSFSLQSLVSSAILVHMVPLLSGLGLGATAALVGTFFGPSQVLSRLTNMLFGVNLPPLKLAIIAATLMSAAVFLLIPTAPSVAGAIAFAVVFGLGNGLFSIVTGTLPLLLFGSDGYGKMQGRVMAARLIVSAVAPFALAYLIGSIGVVWSLALTLAAGVLAVLVLVVIGQLARNGSASEAAATQTSN, encoded by the coding sequence ATGACCGAATCTCCGCCGATTGCTGCCATTATCGCCCTTGGCATCACGCAGATCATCGGCTACGGCACGCTCTATTACAGCTTCAGCATCCTCGCCCCCGATATGTCGCGGGATCTCGGATGGCCGTCCGAGGCTATCTTCGGCGCTTTGTCCGCGGCTCTCCTGATCGGCGGTCTTATGGCACCTGCGCTCGGCAAATGGATCGACCGCTTCGGCGCCGGACGGATCATGACGGCGGGATCGGCGATCGCGGCGGCGGCACTTGTCGCCTGCGCGCTGGCGCCCGGCAGGATTTCCTTCGTAGCGGCGCTGATCGGCATCGAGGCGGCGTCGAACCTCGTTCAATATGGCGCGGCCTTCGCGCTGCTCGTGCAGATCCGGCCGCAGGCGGCACAACGGAGCATCACCTACCTGACGCTCATCGGCGGCTTTGCCTCGACAATCTTCTGGCCGATCACGACAATGCTGCACGCTGAAATATCGTGGCAGCAGGTCTATCTGGTATTCGCGGGCCTAAACTTCGTCATCTGCCTGCCTATCCATGCCGTGCTCTCGCGCCAGATGCGCCGAAACCGGGTGCGAAGCGGCAAGGCCTCGCCGGCGAGACGCGTGGAAGGAACGCTTGCCGCATCGGCGCGCAGGATGGGTTTCGTTCTGATGGCGTTTTCCTTCTCCCTGCAGTCGCTGGTGAGCTCGGCCATCCTCGTCCATATGGTGCCGCTGCTTTCCGGCCTCGGGCTCGGCGCGACAGCGGCGCTGGTCGGGACGTTCTTCGGTCCCTCGCAGGTGCTCAGCAGGTTGACGAACATGCTCTTCGGCGTGAACCTGCCGCCGCTTAAGCTTGCCATCATCGCGGCCACGCTTATGTCGGCAGCGGTATTCCTGCTCATCCCGACCGCGCCTTCCGTTGCCGGCGCCATCGCATTCGCAGTTGTCTTCGGCCTGGGAAACGGTCTCTTCAGCATCGTCACGGGAACGCTTCCGCTGTTGCTCTTCGGAAGCGACGGCTATGGAAAGATGCAGGGCCGGGTGATGGCGGCGCGGCTGATCGTGTCGGCGGTCGCACCCTTTGCGCTGGCCTACCTGATCGGGAGCATCGGCGTCGTCTGGTCGCTGGCGTTGACATTGGCGGCAGGCGTGCTTGCCGTGCTGGTTCTGGTGGTCATCGGGCAACTCGCCAGGAACGGATCGGCCTCGGAAGCGGCCGCGACGCAGACGAGCAACTGA
- the arsH gene encoding arsenical resistance protein ArsH — translation MRRVGALSDLAAASREHLRLLDLAALRPPFSKHKPRILILYGSLRTVSYSRLLAHEATRLLEHFGCEVRIFNPEGLPLPDAEPASHPKVQELRDLSQWSEGQVWVSPERHGAMTGIMKAQIDWIPLSVGSVRPTQGKTLAVMQVSGGSQSFNAVGQMRMLGRWMRMITIPNQSSVAKAFQEFDADGRMRSSSYYDRVVDVCEELVKFTWLTRDASAYLTDRYSERKEEADKLEQRVSLKSI, via the coding sequence ATGCGAAGGGTAGGCGCATTGTCTGATCTGGCGGCAGCCTCACGCGAACATCTGCGGCTGCTCGATCTGGCGGCGCTGCGGCCGCCATTCTCGAAGCATAAGCCCCGTATCCTGATCCTCTACGGTTCGCTGCGCACGGTCTCCTATAGTAGGCTGCTCGCCCATGAGGCGACGCGCCTGCTCGAGCACTTCGGCTGCGAGGTGCGGATATTCAATCCGGAGGGATTGCCGCTTCCTGATGCGGAGCCGGCAAGCCATCCGAAGGTCCAGGAACTGCGCGATCTTTCGCAGTGGTCGGAAGGGCAGGTATGGGTTTCGCCGGAACGCCATGGCGCCATGACCGGCATCATGAAGGCGCAGATCGACTGGATTCCGCTTTCGGTTGGCTCGGTGCGGCCAACGCAGGGCAAGACGCTCGCCGTCATGCAGGTGTCGGGCGGCTCGCAGTCTTTCAACGCCGTTGGGCAGATGCGCATGCTCGGCCGCTGGATGCGCATGATCACTATTCCGAACCAGTCGTCAGTCGCCAAGGCTTTTCAGGAGTTCGACGCGGATGGCCGCATGAGATCCTCGTCTTATTACGACCGGGTGGTTGACGTCTGCGAGGAATTGGTGAAATTCACGTGGCTTACCCGCGACGCCTCCGCCTATCTCACCGATCGCTACAGCGAGCGCAAGGAAGAGGCCGATAAGCTCGAACAGCGCGTGAGCCTGAAATCCATATGA
- a CDS encoding mechanosensitive ion channel family protein, with product MDFLEAVNAAGSWLQAFLFNEWTVYQSALIVAGYLLSGLLAKRIEPALESRARTIKGNPDLLRVIIAFMRRTRWLFLIVLLAVADVVLLRFAWPSHRWLVATALTLVVAWFVISVLTRIIRNQMLARVVAAAGWLYFALYALGLDRALLAALDGIAVNLGAVRLSMLLVLKAIVLSVALIWLAVLIGNMSSNWIQKSADLTPSLKVLISKLIKIGLIVFAGTIALSATGIDLTALTVFSGAVGVGIGFGLQKVVSNFISGIIILLDKSIKPGDTITLGETFGSIRDLRSRFVSVITRDGKEYLIPNEDFISQQVVNWSFSSDYVRIEVDFGTSYDSDPHEVARIAIEAAKTIPRVAGTYAQPVCWMTAFGASSVDFKLRFWISDPSNGLTNVRGEVLMALWDAFKAAGISIPFPHREIIMKTPVELARASFRQRPGDERASGSPKSGN from the coding sequence ATGGATTTCCTAGAGGCGGTCAACGCTGCCGGATCTTGGCTGCAGGCTTTCCTTTTCAATGAGTGGACGGTCTATCAGTCCGCCCTGATTGTCGCCGGTTACCTGCTTTCCGGCTTGCTGGCAAAACGGATCGAGCCGGCATTGGAATCGCGCGCCCGCACCATCAAGGGAAATCCGGATCTACTTCGCGTCATCATCGCATTCATGCGGCGAACACGCTGGCTCTTTCTGATTGTACTGCTGGCGGTTGCGGATGTGGTGCTGTTGCGATTTGCGTGGCCATCGCACCGGTGGCTGGTAGCAACAGCCCTCACTCTCGTGGTGGCGTGGTTCGTCATCTCGGTACTCACGCGCATCATCCGCAACCAGATGCTGGCGCGTGTCGTTGCCGCCGCCGGCTGGCTCTACTTTGCACTTTACGCGCTTGGGCTGGATCGCGCGCTTCTGGCAGCACTCGATGGTATAGCCGTCAATCTCGGCGCCGTTCGCCTTTCAATGCTGCTCGTCTTGAAGGCCATCGTCCTTTCCGTCGCGTTGATCTGGCTTGCGGTTCTGATCGGCAACATGTCGTCGAACTGGATCCAGAAGTCCGCGGATCTCACGCCCTCCTTGAAGGTTCTCATCAGCAAACTGATCAAGATCGGGCTCATTGTCTTTGCGGGCACGATTGCCTTGTCTGCGACAGGCATTGACCTGACGGCGCTCACGGTTTTTTCAGGTGCTGTCGGCGTCGGCATTGGTTTCGGCCTGCAGAAGGTCGTCTCCAATTTCATATCCGGAATCATCATCCTGCTCGATAAATCCATCAAACCGGGCGACACGATTACGCTGGGAGAGACCTTCGGCTCCATCCGCGACCTGCGCTCCCGCTTCGTCTCCGTCATAACCAGAGATGGAAAGGAGTACCTCATTCCAAACGAAGACTTCATTTCCCAGCAAGTCGTCAACTGGTCGTTCTCCAGCGATTATGTCCGCATCGAGGTGGATTTCGGAACCTCGTATGACAGCGATCCGCACGAGGTTGCCCGCATCGCGATCGAAGCGGCCAAGACCATTCCGCGGGTTGCGGGCACCTACGCCCAGCCGGTCTGCTGGATGACGGCCTTCGGGGCTTCATCGGTCGATTTCAAGCTGAGATTCTGGATCTCCGACCCGAGCAACGGCCTTACCAACGTGCGCGGTGAAGTACTCATGGCATTATGGGATGCATTCAAGGCAGCCGGCATTTCGATCCCGTTCCCGCATCGCGAAATCATCATGAAGACACCTGTCGAGCTTGCCCGCGCATCTTTTCGGCAACGGCCAGGCGATGAACGCGCTTCCGGCAGCCCCAAATCCGGGAACTGA